A single genomic interval of Lucilia cuprina isolate Lc7/37 chromosome 2, ASM2204524v1, whole genome shotgun sequence harbors:
- the LOC124420794 gene encoding uncharacterized protein LOC124420794 yields METNTEKEQKQKQRRKDEIGSSSEDELLASSQETVVSPSGSGNERHSTLLPSKSPTNTPQSDAKAGDNSRKKRPKRKSQKDILKARYTKAVFILDKIAKNAANGTPHERDEDDRVKYQAVVDEYQKFLETAPSTSKMAAETERSKRNRSQVEDGKSPKRRKVIEGKTTPGPVAITTTARRPFNEVVKDHLLMALVTEKDGAINPVVTEWGAIESKLTELVMEHLLTNKDDKVPRFDSSEIHRGYRVIKCLDEFSKGFLNKCITKIRDAWVGLSLKLIPAEEIPMRPRARVWLPKMSAEAPKMLECLKRQNPNIHMNDWAIIRTEQGEGHTCLILAITEAGSVELEKVGFRLFFGVRGAKVKVFRPTKSGSEETDEMEAANSLLTGMKLSEPPIKPDNGTKDSAN; encoded by the coding sequence ATGGAAACTAACacagaaaaagaacaaaaacaaaaacaacgaagAAAGGATGAGATTGGATCCTCATCCGAGGACGAACTTCTCGCCTCTAGTCAAGAGACGGTAGTGAGTCCTTCAGGTAGTGGGAATGAAAGACATAGCACTCTCCTACCCTCAAAAAGCCCGACAAATACTCCTCAATCCGACGCCAAGGCTGGCGACAATTCGAGGAAAAAAAGGCCAAAAAGGAAAAGTCAGAAAGACATCCTCAAAGCTAGATATACCAAGGCTGTTTTCATTCTCGACAAGATTGCCAAGAATGCTGCTAATGGTACACCTCATGAACGCGATGAAGATGATCGCGTCAAATATCAAGCTGTGGTGGATGAGTACCAAAAGTTTTTGGAGACCGCACCCAGCACATCCAAAATGGCTGCTGAAACCGAAAGGTCCAAGCGAAACCGCTCACAGGTTGAGGATGGTAAATCGCCAAAAAGGAGGAAGGTAATAGAAGGCAAAACCACTCCGGGACCTGTAGCCATCACGACAACTGCCAGAAGACCATTTAACGAAGTGGTGAAGGACCACCTCCTAATGGCTCTGGTTACTGAAAAAGATGGGGCCATCAACCCTGTAGTAACAGAATGGGGTGCCATTGAGTCTAAATTAACTGAGCTCGTTATGGAACACTTGCTCACTAACAAAGACGACAAGGTACCCCGTTTTGACTCCAGTGAGATTCACCGGGGATACAGGGTGATCAAATGCCTGGACGAATTCTCAAAGGGGTTCCTCAACAAATGCATCACTAAGATTAGAGATGCATGGGTAGGTTTAAGCCTTAAACTAATCCCTGCTGAGGAAATTCCAATGAGACCTCGTGCAAGAGTTTGGTTACCAAAGATGAGCGCCGAAGCACCCAAGATGTTGGAATGCCTCAAACGGCAGAATCCCAACATACACATGAATGACTGGGCTATCATCCGCACAGAACAAGGCGAAGGGCACACATGTCTAATTCTCGCCATCACAGAAGCTGGCTCCGTTGAGCTGGAGAAGGTGGGCTTTAGGCTGTTCTTTGGGGTGAGGGGCGCCAAAGTAAAGGTGTTCCGGCCGACAAAATCGGGGAGTGAAGAGACGGATGAGATGGAAGCTGCCAACTCTCTGCTCACTGGCATGAAACTCTCCGAGCCACCTATTAAACCTGACAATGGCACTAAAGATAGTGCAAATTAA